The following are encoded together in the Deinococcus soli (ex Cha et al. 2016) genome:
- the eno gene encoding phosphopyruvate hydratase: MREETGMKIQKVIAREVLDSRGNPTVEAEVHLDSGLQGRAIVPSGASTGTHEALELRDGGSRYLGKGVQQAVKNVNEALGPAVVGLDASEQAAIDAALMATDGTPNKGNLGGNAILAVSLAAARAAAAELNIPLYRYLGGSNAKTLPVPMMNVINGGAHADNSVDFQEFMVMPVGAPSFREALRYGAETFHSLKKVLSKKGYNTNVGDEGGFAPDLKSNEEALDVLLEAIEKAGYEPGKDIAIALDPAVTELFKDGKYHLESEGRVLSTGEMVDFWADWASRYPIVSIEDGLAEDDWDGWAQLTAKIGDRVQLVGDDLFVTNPERLQRGIDTKVGNAILVKVNQIGSLTESMDAIELAKRHHYGTIISHRSGESEDSFIADLAVATNAGQIKTGSASRSDRIAKYNQLLRIEDSLGDRAVFPGRKALR; encoded by the coding sequence ATCCGGGAGGAAACAGGGATGAAGATTCAGAAAGTGATTGCCCGTGAAGTGCTGGACTCGCGCGGGAACCCCACCGTGGAAGCCGAAGTTCACCTCGACAGTGGCCTTCAGGGCCGCGCCATCGTGCCCTCGGGCGCCAGCACCGGCACCCACGAGGCCCTGGAACTCCGCGACGGCGGCAGCCGCTACCTCGGCAAGGGCGTGCAGCAGGCCGTGAAGAACGTCAACGAAGCCCTCGGCCCGGCCGTGGTCGGCCTGGACGCCAGCGAGCAGGCCGCCATCGACGCCGCGCTGATGGCCACCGACGGCACCCCCAACAAGGGCAACCTGGGTGGTAACGCCATCCTGGCCGTCAGCCTCGCTGCGGCCCGCGCCGCCGCCGCGGAGCTGAACATCCCGCTGTACCGCTACCTGGGCGGCAGCAACGCCAAGACCCTCCCGGTCCCGATGATGAACGTCATCAATGGCGGCGCGCACGCCGACAACTCCGTGGACTTCCAGGAATTCATGGTTATGCCCGTCGGGGCGCCCAGCTTCCGCGAGGCGCTGCGCTACGGCGCCGAGACCTTCCACAGCCTCAAGAAGGTCCTGTCGAAGAAGGGCTACAACACCAACGTCGGTGACGAGGGCGGCTTCGCCCCGGACCTCAAGAGCAACGAGGAAGCGCTGGACGTGCTCCTCGAGGCCATCGAGAAGGCCGGTTACGAGCCCGGCAAGGACATCGCCATCGCGCTGGACCCGGCCGTGACCGAGCTGTTCAAGGACGGGAAGTACCACCTCGAATCCGAGGGCCGCGTGCTCAGCACGGGCGAGATGGTGGACTTCTGGGCCGACTGGGCCAGCCGCTACCCGATCGTGAGCATCGAGGACGGCCTGGCCGAGGACGACTGGGACGGCTGGGCGCAGCTGACCGCCAAGATCGGCGACCGCGTGCAGCTGGTCGGCGACGACCTGTTCGTGACGAACCCCGAGCGTCTGCAGCGCGGCATCGACACGAAGGTCGGCAACGCGATCCTGGTGAAGGTGAACCAGATCGGCAGCCTGACCGAGTCCATGGACGCCATCGAACTGGCCAAGCGGCACCACTACGGCACGATCATCAGCCACCGCAGCGGCGAGTCCGAGGACAGCTTCATCGCGGACCTGGCGGTCGCCACGAACGCCGGGCAGATCAAGACCGGTTCGGCCAGCCGTTCGGACCGCATCGCGAAGTACAACCAGCTGCTGCGCATCGAGGACAGTCTCGGTGACCGCGCGGTGTTCCCCGGCCGCAAGGCGCTGCGCTGA
- the pyk gene encoding pyruvate kinase, protein MKQIDRSTKIVATVGPASRSPEVLSRMIDAGLNVVRMNFSHGDPEDHRQTVQMVRELAAKKGVTIGILQDLQGPKIRVARFKDGSVTLAPGDKFTITMDDVEGDETRVGTTYKDLVRDVHPGMALLLDDGNMALRVEGVRGNDVLTTVVIGGVLKNNKGINVPEADLSVPALSEKDVQDMEFGAELGVDWVALSFVRSRDDLLLARHYMSRFGSRAKLMAKIEKPQAVDRFEDILKEVDGIMVARGDLGVEMRPEQVPTIQKRIIRMCREAGKPVITATQMLESMISLPRPTRAEASDVANAIYDGTDAVMLSAESAAGMYPVESVAMMARIAREAEGSEHYKMLQRSLVIDTELAQDAIASAACSIGEKLDSPAIVTFTSTGGAAGRIAKNRPPLAILALTPNEQTRNQLALSWGVVPVLSEDPRNTDDMVRIANEELRRSGLADVGDRYVITAGVPFGVRGTTNMLRVERLREDLLQP, encoded by the coding sequence ATGAAACAGATTGACCGTTCCACCAAGATCGTGGCCACCGTCGGCCCGGCCAGCCGCTCCCCCGAGGTGCTGAGCCGCATGATCGACGCCGGCCTGAACGTCGTGCGCATGAACTTCAGCCACGGTGACCCCGAGGACCACCGCCAGACCGTGCAGATGGTCCGCGAACTGGCCGCCAAGAAGGGCGTGACCATCGGTATCCTTCAGGACCTGCAAGGGCCGAAGATCCGCGTGGCGCGCTTCAAGGACGGCAGCGTGACCCTCGCGCCCGGCGACAAGTTCACGATCACCATGGACGACGTCGAGGGCGACGAGACCCGCGTGGGCACCACCTACAAGGACCTCGTGCGGGACGTGCACCCCGGCATGGCCCTGCTGCTCGACGACGGCAACATGGCCCTGCGCGTCGAGGGCGTGCGCGGCAACGATGTGCTGACCACCGTCGTGATCGGCGGCGTCCTGAAGAACAACAAGGGCATCAACGTGCCCGAGGCCGACCTGAGCGTCCCCGCGCTGTCCGAGAAGGACGTGCAGGACATGGAGTTCGGCGCGGAACTGGGCGTGGACTGGGTGGCGCTGAGCTTCGTGCGTTCCCGCGACGACCTGCTGCTGGCCCGCCACTACATGTCCCGCTTCGGCAGCCGCGCCAAGCTGATGGCGAAGATCGAGAAGCCGCAGGCCGTGGACCGCTTCGAGGACATCCTGAAGGAAGTGGACGGCATCATGGTGGCGCGCGGTGACCTGGGCGTCGAGATGCGCCCCGAGCAGGTGCCGACCATCCAGAAGCGCATCATCCGCATGTGCCGCGAGGCGGGCAAACCCGTGATCACGGCCACGCAGATGCTCGAGAGCATGATCAGCCTGCCGCGCCCCACCCGCGCCGAGGCCTCCGACGTGGCGAACGCCATCTACGACGGCACTGACGCCGTGATGCTGTCCGCCGAGTCGGCTGCCGGGATGTACCCGGTCGAGTCGGTCGCCATGATGGCCCGCATCGCCCGCGAGGCCGAGGGCAGCGAGCACTACAAGATGCTCCAGCGGTCCCTCGTGATCGACACGGAACTGGCGCAGGACGCTATCGCGTCGGCGGCGTGCAGCATCGGCGAGAAGCTGGACTCCCCGGCGATCGTGACGTTCACGAGCACTGGCGGCGCGGCGGGCCGCATCGCCAAGAACCGCCCCCCGCTGGCGATCCTGGCCCTGACGCCCAACGAGCAGACTCGCAACCAGCTGGCGCTCTCCTGGGGTGTCGTGCCGGTCCTGAGCGAGGACCCCCGCAACACGGACGACATGGTCCGCATCGCGAACGAGGAACTGCGCCGCAGCGGTCTGGCAGACGTGGGC